Proteins encoded within one genomic window of Microbacterium sp. zg-B185:
- a CDS encoding GntR family transcriptional regulator, with protein MASDEIMTVAPSDQSKSQRAYHWIKGRIANQDFTPGYRLVLGSIAGELGMSVVPVREAIRQLEAEGLVTFERNVGAHVSMVDDTAYRYSMQALSILEGTATALAARSLTADEISRARAVNELMVEVLDHFDPRSFTALNQEFHSILFAQCANPRILELVNAEWARLGHLRDSTFSFVPGRAAESVREHEKILQLIEADAPLGDIEMVARRHRSATLDAYLIHEHPDEALGLPAF; from the coding sequence ATGGCGTCAGACGAGATCATGACGGTGGCACCGAGCGACCAGAGCAAGTCCCAGCGGGCGTACCACTGGATCAAGGGCCGCATCGCGAACCAGGACTTCACCCCGGGGTACCGGCTCGTGCTGGGCTCGATCGCGGGCGAACTCGGCATGAGCGTCGTGCCCGTCCGCGAGGCGATCCGCCAGCTGGAGGCGGAGGGGCTGGTCACGTTCGAGCGCAACGTCGGCGCGCACGTGTCGATGGTCGATGACACGGCGTATCGCTACAGCATGCAGGCGCTGAGCATTCTGGAGGGCACCGCCACCGCGCTGGCGGCGCGCAGCCTGACCGCCGACGAGATCAGCCGCGCCCGCGCGGTCAACGAGCTCATGGTCGAGGTGCTGGACCACTTCGACCCGCGATCGTTCACGGCGCTGAACCAGGAGTTCCACTCCATCCTGTTCGCGCAGTGCGCGAACCCGAGGATCCTCGAGCTGGTCAACGCGGAATGGGCTCGGCTCGGGCACCTGCGCGATTCCACGTTCAGCTTCGTGCCCGGCCGGGCCGCCGAGTCGGTGCGCGAGCACGAGAAGATCCTGCAGCTCATCGAGGCCGACGCCCCGCTGGGCGACATCGAGATGGTGGCGCGGCGTCACCGCTCCGCCACCCTCGACGCGTACCTGATCCACGAACATCCCGATGAGGCCCTCGGCCTCCCCGCCTTCTGA
- the hpaE gene encoding 5-carboxymethyl-2-hydroxymuconate semialdehyde dehydrogenase, which produces MTDTATSVQAHRVPADLPTRIQHYIDGQFVDSADGDTFDVLDPVTNQTYLQAAAGKKADIDRAVAAARRAFTEGPWPRMLPRDRSRVLHRVADIVESRDARLAELESFDSGLPITQALGQARRAAENFRFFADLIVAQTDDAFKVPGRQLNYVNRKPIGVAGLITPWNTPFMLESWKLGPALATGNTVVLKPAEFTPLSASLWAGIFEEAGLPQGVFNLVNGLGEDAGDALVKHPDVPLISFTGESSTGQLIFGNAAPFLKGLSMELGGKSPAIVFADADLEAAVDATIFGVFSLNGERCTAGSRILVQREVYDEFVERYAAQASRVIVGYPHDPKTEVGALVHPEHYDKVMGYVELGKSEGRLVAGGGRPEGFETGNFVAPTVFADVPADARIFQEEIFGPVVAITPFDTDEEALALANSTKYGLAAYVWTSDLKRAHNFAQSVEAGMVWLNSNNVRDLRTPFGGVKASGLGHEGGYRSIDFYTDQQAVHITLGAAHNPTFGKAEHHDANDLDDPDPR; this is translated from the coding sequence ATGACCGACACCGCCACCAGCGTCCAGGCCCACCGCGTCCCGGCCGACCTGCCCACCCGCATCCAGCACTACATCGACGGGCAGTTCGTCGACAGTGCCGACGGGGACACCTTCGACGTCCTCGACCCGGTCACCAACCAGACCTACCTGCAGGCGGCCGCGGGCAAGAAGGCGGACATCGACCGCGCCGTCGCCGCCGCCCGGCGCGCGTTCACCGAGGGTCCCTGGCCCCGGATGCTGCCCCGCGACCGTTCGCGCGTCCTGCACCGGGTCGCGGACATCGTCGAATCCCGCGACGCCCGCCTGGCAGAGCTGGAGTCGTTCGACTCTGGGCTGCCGATCACGCAGGCACTCGGCCAGGCCCGCCGCGCGGCGGAGAACTTCCGCTTCTTCGCCGACCTGATCGTGGCCCAGACCGATGACGCCTTCAAAGTCCCCGGCCGTCAGCTCAACTACGTCAACCGCAAGCCGATCGGCGTGGCCGGCCTGATCACGCCCTGGAACACGCCCTTCATGCTCGAGTCCTGGAAGCTCGGCCCGGCGCTGGCCACCGGCAACACGGTCGTGCTGAAGCCGGCCGAGTTCACCCCGCTGTCCGCTTCGCTGTGGGCCGGCATCTTCGAAGAGGCGGGACTGCCCCAGGGCGTGTTCAACCTGGTGAACGGCCTCGGCGAGGATGCCGGAGACGCACTGGTCAAGCATCCCGATGTCCCGCTCATCTCGTTCACCGGAGAGAGCAGCACCGGCCAGCTGATCTTCGGCAACGCCGCACCGTTCCTGAAGGGACTGTCGATGGAGCTCGGCGGCAAGTCGCCGGCGATCGTGTTCGCCGACGCCGACCTCGAAGCCGCCGTGGACGCCACGATCTTCGGAGTCTTCTCGCTCAACGGCGAGCGCTGCACCGCCGGCAGCCGCATCCTGGTCCAGCGCGAGGTCTACGACGAGTTCGTCGAGCGTTACGCGGCTCAGGCGTCCCGAGTGATCGTCGGGTACCCGCACGATCCGAAGACCGAAGTCGGCGCGCTCGTGCACCCGGAGCACTACGACAAGGTGATGGGCTACGTCGAGCTGGGCAAGTCCGAGGGACGCCTGGTCGCGGGCGGCGGCCGGCCGGAGGGCTTCGAGACCGGCAACTTCGTCGCACCCACCGTGTTCGCAGACGTCCCGGCGGATGCGCGCATCTTCCAGGAGGAGATCTTCGGACCGGTCGTGGCGATCACCCCCTTCGACACCGACGAGGAAGCCCTCGCTCTGGCCAACAGCACCAAGTACGGCCTGGCCGCCTACGTCTGGACCAGCGACCTGAAGCGCGCGCACAACTTCGCACAGTCGGTGGAAGCGGGAATGGTGTGGCTGAACTCGAACAACGTGCGCGACCTGCGCACCCCGTTCGGCGGGGTCAAGGCGTCTGGTCTGGGGCATGAGGGCGGTTACCGCTCGATCGACTTCTACACCGACCAGCAGGCCGTGCACATCACCCTCGGCGCGGCGCACAACCCGACCTTCGGCAAGGCGGAGCACCACGACGCGAACGACCTCGACGATCCCGACCCGCGCTGA
- the hpaH gene encoding 2-oxo-hept-4-ene-1,7-dioate hydratase, producing the protein MLDDTTIAAIAEELAEAGRTRSVIPRITARYPDATIEDSYAIQGVWRDTNLAAGRRLVGRKIGLTSKAMQQATGISEPDYGVMFDDTVWDNGATIPFDDFSNVRIEVELAFVLREPLEGPRCTLIDVLRATEYVTPALEVLNSHIELEGRTIVDTISDNAAYGGMVLGGIPMRPDQIDLRWVSALLYRNETIEETGVAAGVLNHPATGVAWLANKLHQHGTRLEAGEILLAGSFTRPLWVSRGDTVLCDYGPMGTITCRFS; encoded by the coding sequence ATGCTGGATGACACGACGATCGCGGCGATCGCCGAGGAGCTGGCCGAGGCGGGCCGCACCCGCAGCGTGATCCCGCGGATCACCGCCCGCTACCCGGACGCGACGATCGAGGACTCCTACGCGATCCAGGGCGTCTGGCGCGACACGAACCTCGCCGCGGGCCGGCGGCTGGTCGGCCGCAAGATCGGCCTGACCTCGAAGGCGATGCAGCAGGCGACCGGCATCAGCGAGCCCGACTACGGGGTGATGTTCGACGACACGGTGTGGGACAACGGGGCGACGATCCCGTTCGATGACTTCTCGAACGTGCGGATCGAAGTGGAGCTCGCGTTCGTGCTGCGCGAACCGCTGGAGGGACCGCGCTGCACGCTGATCGACGTCCTGCGCGCCACCGAGTACGTCACCCCCGCCCTCGAGGTGCTCAATTCGCACATCGAGCTGGAGGGGCGCACCATCGTGGACACGATCTCCGACAACGCCGCGTACGGCGGCATGGTCCTCGGCGGCATCCCGATGCGCCCCGATCAGATCGACCTGCGCTGGGTCTCGGCCCTGCTGTACCGCAACGAGACGATCGAAGAGACCGGCGTCGCCGCAGGGGTGCTCAACCACCCCGCCACGGGTGTGGCCTGGCTCGCGAACAAGCTCCACCAGCACGGCACCCGCCTGGAGGCCGGCGAGATCCTCCTCGCCGGATCGTTCACCCGGCCCCTGTGGGTCTCGCGGGGCGACACGGTGCTGTGCGACTACGGACCGATGGGAACCATCACATGCCGCTTCAGCTAG
- the hpaD gene encoding 3,4-dihydroxyphenylacetate 2,3-dioxygenase gives MTTDKTLTSSGFFVSQEAPIHTDDPIPTPASPAPDILRCAYMELVVTDLGLSRAFYVDVLGLHVTEEDSESVYLRSTEEFIHHNLVLRQGPIAAVAAFSYRVRTPADLDRAVAFYEELGCRVERRADGFTKGIGDSVRVEDPLGFPYEFFYDTQHVERLSWRYDLHTPGELVRLDHFNQVTPDVPRAVNFMQSLGFRVTEDIQDDAGIVYAAWMRRKPTVHDTAMTGGDGPRMHHVAFATHEKHNILAICDTLGALRMSDRIERGPGRHGVSNAFYLYLRDPDGHRVEIYTQDYYTGDPDNPVVTWDVHDNQRRDWWGTPVVPSWYTEASLVLDLDGNPQPVLARTDASEMAVTIGADGFSYTRPSDAPEELPSWKQGEYKLGNQL, from the coding sequence ATGACCACTGACAAGACCCTCACCTCCTCCGGCTTCTTCGTCTCGCAGGAAGCCCCGATCCACACCGACGACCCCATCCCGACACCGGCGTCGCCCGCGCCGGACATCCTGCGCTGCGCATACATGGAGCTCGTCGTCACCGACCTCGGGCTCTCTCGCGCGTTCTACGTCGATGTGCTCGGCCTGCACGTGACGGAGGAGGACTCCGAGTCGGTCTACCTGCGCTCCACGGAGGAGTTCATCCACCACAACCTGGTCCTGCGCCAGGGACCGATCGCGGCCGTCGCCGCCTTCTCGTACCGCGTTCGCACCCCGGCGGATCTCGATCGGGCGGTGGCGTTCTACGAGGAGCTCGGCTGCCGTGTCGAGCGTCGCGCCGACGGCTTCACGAAGGGCATCGGCGACTCGGTGCGCGTCGAGGACCCGCTGGGCTTCCCGTACGAGTTCTTCTACGACACCCAGCACGTCGAACGCCTGTCGTGGCGCTACGACCTGCACACCCCCGGGGAGTTGGTGCGCCTGGACCACTTCAACCAGGTGACCCCGGACGTCCCTCGCGCCGTGAACTTCATGCAGAGCCTCGGGTTCCGCGTGACCGAGGACATCCAGGACGACGCGGGCATCGTCTATGCCGCGTGGATGCGCCGCAAGCCGACCGTGCACGACACGGCCATGACCGGCGGCGACGGGCCCCGCATGCACCACGTCGCCTTCGCGACGCACGAGAAGCACAACATCCTGGCGATCTGCGACACGCTCGGCGCGCTGCGCATGTCCGATCGGATCGAGCGGGGACCCGGCCGCCACGGGGTCTCCAACGCGTTCTACCTGTACCTGCGCGACCCGGACGGGCACCGCGTGGAGATCTACACCCAGGACTACTACACCGGCGACCCGGACAATCCGGTCGTCACGTGGGACGTCCACGACAACCAGCGCCGCGACTGGTGGGGCACCCCGGTGGTGCCGTCCTGGTACACCGAGGCCTCACTCGTGCTGGACCTGGACGGCAATCCGCAGCCGGTCCTCGCGCGCACCGACGCCAGCGAGATGGCCGTCACGATCGGCGCGGACGGCTTCTCATACACGCGTCCGTCCGACGCGCCGGAGGAGCTGCCGAGCTGGAAGCAGGGCGAGTACAAGCTGGGCAATCAGCTCTGA
- a CDS encoding fumarylacetoacetate hydrolase family protein codes for MSNSTDAGTGRFGPLPDRPGKIIAIHLSYASRADQRGRRPAAPSYFFKPSSSVAASGDTIERPAGTELLAFEGEIALVIGAPARRVPLADAWNHVDAVTAADDFGLYDLRANDKGSNVRSKGGDGYTPIGPVLIDARAVDPAALRLRTWVNGVLAQEDTTAGLLFPLAQLVADLSQHFTLETGDVILTGTPAGSSVVVPGDVVEVEVDAPGTGLTSGRLVTAVTQGTIPFDQTLGSLPAVDDTQRAEAWGSRAAAGLPDADETADSAPPASAGGDPAAVPAARAPLSPELREKLLRVPVAGLSGQLRKRGLNNVTIDGVRPMHPGTKIVGTAKTLRFVPGREDLFVSHGGGYNAQKRVFDAVDEGEIIVIEARGETGSGTLGDILALRAKARGAAGIVTDGGIRDFDAVAAIGIPVFSSGAHPAVLGRKHVPWDYDVTIACGGTTVQPGDILVGDTDGVIVLPPEIAAEIADAALAQEDEDAWVADQVAAGHPVDGLFPMNPEWRGRYDAWRQTRS; via the coding sequence ATGAGCAATTCGACGGATGCCGGCACCGGCCGCTTCGGGCCGTTGCCGGATCGCCCGGGCAAGATCATCGCGATCCACCTCAGCTATGCCTCACGCGCCGACCAGCGCGGCCGCCGCCCTGCGGCACCCTCGTACTTCTTCAAGCCGTCCAGTTCGGTCGCGGCATCCGGTGACACCATCGAGCGCCCCGCCGGCACCGAGCTGCTGGCATTCGAGGGGGAGATCGCCCTGGTGATCGGCGCTCCGGCCCGCCGGGTGCCCCTGGCAGACGCCTGGAACCACGTCGACGCGGTGACCGCCGCGGACGACTTCGGCCTGTACGACCTGCGCGCGAACGACAAGGGATCGAACGTGCGCTCCAAGGGCGGTGACGGCTACACCCCGATCGGACCGGTCCTGATCGATGCCCGCGCCGTCGACCCTGCCGCGCTGCGGCTGCGGACGTGGGTCAACGGCGTGCTGGCGCAGGAGGACACCACCGCGGGCCTGCTGTTCCCGCTCGCGCAGCTGGTCGCCGACCTGTCCCAGCACTTCACCCTCGAGACCGGCGACGTGATCCTCACCGGGACGCCGGCCGGCTCATCGGTCGTCGTTCCCGGCGACGTGGTCGAGGTCGAGGTGGACGCCCCGGGCACCGGACTGACCTCGGGCCGGCTGGTCACGGCGGTCACGCAGGGCACGATCCCCTTCGACCAGACGCTGGGCTCGCTCCCCGCAGTGGATGACACGCAGCGCGCCGAGGCGTGGGGATCCCGTGCGGCGGCCGGGCTGCCTGACGCGGACGAGACGGCGGACTCCGCACCGCCCGCGTCCGCGGGCGGGGACCCCGCCGCCGTCCCTGCAGCGCGCGCGCCGCTGTCGCCCGAGCTGCGCGAGAAGCTGCTGCGCGTGCCGGTGGCGGGCTTGTCCGGTCAGCTGCGCAAGCGCGGCCTGAACAACGTCACGATCGACGGGGTCCGCCCGATGCACCCCGGCACCAAGATCGTCGGCACCGCCAAGACCCTGCGGTTCGTGCCGGGACGCGAAGACCTGTTCGTCTCGCACGGGGGCGGGTACAACGCGCAGAAGCGCGTGTTCGACGCGGTCGACGAAGGCGAGATCATCGTGATCGAAGCGCGCGGCGAGACCGGATCGGGCACCCTCGGCGACATCCTGGCGCTGCGCGCGAAGGCTCGCGGCGCCGCGGGCATCGTCACCGACGGCGGCATCCGCGACTTCGACGCGGTCGCGGCGATCGGCATCCCGGTGTTCAGCTCCGGCGCGCACCCGGCCGTGCTCGGGCGCAAGCACGTGCCGTGGGACTACGACGTGACCATCGCGTGCGGTGGCACCACGGTGCAGCCCGGCGACATCCTGGTCGGCGACACGGACGGTGTGATCGTCCTGCCGCCCGAGATCGCCGCAGAAATCGCCGATGCCGCGCTCGCCCAGGAGGACGAAGACGCGTGGGTGGCCGACCAGGTCGCGGCTGGGCATCCGGTGGACGGCCTGTTCCCGATGAACCCCGAGTGGCGAGGGAGGTACGACGCATGGCGTCAGACGAGATCATGA
- a CDS encoding HpcH/HpaI aldolase/citrate lyase family protein, with translation MPLQLAATFRERLAAASRPLAGMWVCSGSPLVAEICAGAGLDWLLIDMEHSPNGLESTLAQLYAVSAYPSTPLVRVPTNDLVTIKQVLDLGAQNILVPMVSSAAEARAAVEAVRYPPLGSRGVGSALARSARWNRVDAYLQNAHEHVSLFVQIENSAGVDAAAQIAAVEGVDGVFVGPSDLAASMGALGQQSHPDVEAAVLRTFEVVRGAGKPVGVNAFDPMVADRYLSAGASFVLVGADVSLLARGSEGLAARFISDDGTGERTSY, from the coding sequence ATGCCGCTTCAGCTAGCCGCCACCTTCCGCGAGCGCCTGGCCGCGGCATCCCGCCCGCTCGCCGGAATGTGGGTCTGCTCCGGATCGCCCCTGGTCGCCGAGATCTGCGCCGGCGCGGGTCTGGACTGGCTGCTGATCGACATGGAGCACTCCCCCAACGGCCTGGAATCCACGCTCGCCCAGCTGTACGCGGTGTCGGCGTATCCGTCGACACCGCTGGTCCGGGTGCCCACGAACGATCTCGTCACCATCAAGCAGGTGCTGGATCTAGGCGCGCAGAACATCCTCGTGCCGATGGTGTCCTCCGCGGCTGAGGCACGGGCCGCCGTCGAGGCGGTGCGCTACCCGCCGCTCGGCTCGCGCGGCGTCGGATCCGCGCTGGCCCGGTCCGCCCGATGGAACCGCGTGGACGCCTACCTGCAGAACGCCCACGAGCACGTGTCCCTGTTCGTGCAGATCGAGAATTCCGCAGGTGTGGATGCCGCGGCTCAGATCGCCGCGGTGGAGGGCGTGGACGGTGTCTTCGTGGGACCGTCCGACCTCGCCGCGTCGATGGGCGCGCTCGGCCAGCAGAGCCATCCGGACGTGGAGGCGGCCGTTCTGCGCACCTTCGAGGTCGTCCGCGGCGCGGGCAAGCCGGTCGGGGTGAACGCGTTCGACCCGATGGTAGCCGACCGCTACCTCTCCGCGGGCGCGTCGTTCGTCCTGGTCGGTGCCGATGTGTCGCTGCTGGCCCGTGGTTCCGAGGGCCTCGCCGCCCGGTTCATCTCCGACGACGGCACCGGCGAGCGCACGTCGTACTGA
- a CDS encoding MFS transporter → MSAASSPGFTPTGTIASTVDRRRVVFATVVGTTVEWYDFFIYATAVGLVFGQLFFAPLGANSAIIAFATVGVSFLFRPLGAFLAGHFGDKYGRKVVLMWTLILMGAATALIGVLPTYEAIGVAAPILLVLLRILQGISAGGEWGGAVLMAVEHAPKQRRGLFGASPQIGVPLGLLLASGVMALMTIIAPGDAFLQWGWRIPFLLSVVLILVGYYVRRRVEESPVFTELAERKEKARMPIVQLFRKHTLLVVIAALVFAGNNAVGYMTTGGYIQGYATNPDGPIGLERGPVLWAVTGSAVTWLLSTFFAGWVSDRIGRRTTYLIGWILQGIGVFTLFPLVNTGNVGLLFLGLAILTIGLGFTYGPQAALYAELFPASIRFSGVSISYAIGAILGGAFAPTIAQALVQATGSTMAVTWYLAGMTVIGLLATLLLRDRSGIPLGPDHEDEQSVSPIYGLAKA, encoded by the coding sequence ATGAGCGCAGCATCGTCGCCCGGGTTCACCCCCACCGGCACCATCGCCAGCACCGTCGACCGGCGGCGCGTCGTCTTCGCGACCGTCGTGGGCACCACGGTGGAGTGGTACGACTTCTTCATCTACGCCACGGCCGTCGGGCTGGTCTTCGGACAGCTGTTCTTCGCGCCGCTCGGCGCCAACAGCGCGATCATCGCCTTCGCCACCGTGGGTGTGAGCTTCCTGTTCCGCCCGCTCGGTGCCTTCCTCGCCGGTCATTTCGGCGACAAGTACGGTCGCAAGGTCGTGCTGATGTGGACGCTCATCCTGATGGGTGCCGCCACCGCACTGATCGGCGTCCTGCCCACCTACGAGGCCATCGGCGTCGCCGCGCCGATCCTGCTGGTCCTGCTGCGCATCCTGCAGGGGATCTCCGCCGGCGGCGAATGGGGCGGCGCCGTGCTGATGGCCGTGGAGCACGCTCCCAAGCAGCGCCGCGGGCTGTTCGGCGCATCGCCGCAGATCGGCGTGCCGCTCGGGCTGCTGCTCGCATCCGGTGTGATGGCGCTGATGACGATCATCGCCCCGGGCGACGCGTTCCTGCAGTGGGGGTGGCGCATCCCGTTCCTGCTGAGCGTCGTGCTCATCCTCGTCGGCTACTACGTGCGTCGCCGTGTCGAAGAGAGCCCGGTGTTCACCGAGCTCGCCGAGCGCAAAGAGAAGGCGCGGATGCCGATCGTGCAGCTCTTCCGAAAGCACACGCTCCTGGTCGTCATCGCCGCGCTCGTCTTCGCGGGCAACAACGCGGTGGGCTACATGACCACGGGCGGCTACATCCAGGGCTATGCCACCAACCCCGACGGTCCGATCGGGCTCGAGCGCGGTCCGGTGCTGTGGGCGGTCACCGGCTCTGCGGTGACCTGGCTGCTGTCGACCTTCTTCGCCGGATGGGTCTCGGACCGCATCGGCCGGCGGACCACCTACCTCATCGGCTGGATCCTGCAGGGGATCGGTGTGTTCACCCTGTTCCCGCTGGTGAACACCGGCAACGTCGGCCTGCTGTTCCTGGGCCTTGCCATCCTCACGATCGGGCTGGGCTTCACGTACGGCCCGCAGGCGGCGCTGTACGCGGAGCTGTTCCCCGCATCCATCCGCTTCTCGGGCGTATCGATCTCATACGCGATCGGGGCCATCCTCGGCGGGGCATTCGCCCCGACCATCGCGCAGGCGCTGGTGCAGGCGACCGGCTCGACGATGGCCGTCACCTGGTACCTCGCCGGGATGACGGTGATCGGGCTGCTCGCGACGCTGCTGCTGCGCGACCGTTCCGGCATCCCGCTCGGCCCCGATCACGAGGACGAGCAGTCCGTGAGCCCGATCTACGGGCTCGCGAAGGCCTGA
- the dctP gene encoding TRAP transporter substrate-binding protein DctP yields the protein MFSPNQRRLLTGVAVAVTAAAVLAGCSSGTPSGGSGEETGGGYSEGQWEVTITSVAADQSVLRPGQEWYMDQVEERTDGAITFNRTTANEICAQADQYACLEDGSAQLLVTVPNYQPSIFVTNSLPEITFGPTNSAAITAAMAELTATNEDVKAFLDAKNLYSVSTWSVGNLLVGSNVPLEGPDDLKGLTMRTAGTIAAPNLAAAGVIPTQVTADEAYNSFSTGLVSAAAGAMDFVVAWKLGEVLKYWVDPGLGVYSEFAMYWAKDYYDEFPDDIKATLEEVADELNSGAEIEVWKNGYDSADGTHFVGTDEQCEMISSIPNVQSLTAWDEDAVADFKELGALVDGQTYTNDELWVRNATAAGLSNAEGVLDDYKALIKKYEAEYDDPALSVDPVTSCIESFNG from the coding sequence ATGTTTTCACCAAATCAACGACGACTGCTGACCGGCGTCGCGGTCGCAGTGACGGCGGCGGCCGTTCTCGCGGGCTGCAGCAGCGGTACGCCGTCGGGCGGCTCCGGGGAGGAGACCGGCGGCGGCTATTCGGAGGGTCAATGGGAGGTCACCATCACCTCCGTCGCCGCCGATCAGTCGGTTCTGCGACCCGGGCAGGAGTGGTACATGGACCAGGTCGAGGAACGCACCGACGGTGCGATCACGTTCAACCGCACCACCGCGAACGAGATCTGCGCGCAGGCCGACCAGTACGCCTGCCTCGAGGACGGCAGCGCCCAGCTGCTGGTCACAGTGCCCAACTACCAGCCGTCCATCTTCGTGACCAACTCGCTCCCGGAGATCACCTTCGGTCCGACGAACTCGGCCGCGATCACTGCGGCGATGGCGGAGCTGACCGCGACGAACGAGGACGTGAAGGCGTTCCTGGATGCCAAGAACCTGTACTCGGTCTCGACGTGGTCGGTGGGCAACCTGCTGGTCGGATCGAATGTGCCGCTGGAAGGTCCGGACGATCTGAAGGGACTCACGATGCGCACCGCCGGCACCATCGCGGCTCCGAACCTCGCCGCCGCCGGCGTCATTCCCACGCAGGTGACCGCCGACGAAGCGTACAACTCGTTCTCGACAGGTCTGGTCAGCGCGGCGGCGGGCGCGATGGACTTCGTCGTGGCCTGGAAGCTCGGCGAGGTGCTGAAGTACTGGGTCGACCCGGGGCTGGGCGTGTACTCCGAGTTCGCGATGTACTGGGCCAAGGACTACTACGACGAGTTCCCGGACGACATCAAGGCGACGCTCGAAGAGGTCGCCGACGAGCTGAACTCCGGCGCCGAGATCGAGGTCTGGAAGAACGGCTACGACAGCGCGGACGGAACGCACTTCGTCGGCACCGATGAGCAGTGCGAGATGATCTCGAGCATCCCGAACGTGCAGAGCCTGACCGCGTGGGACGAGGACGCCGTCGCCGACTTCAAGGAGCTCGGTGCGCTGGTGGACGGCCAGACCTACACCAACGACGAGCTCTGGGTCCGCAACGCGACCGCTGCGGGGCTCAGCAACGCGGAGGGTGTCCTGGACGACTACAAGGCGCTGATCAAGAAGTACGAGGCCGAGTACGACGACCCGGCGCTGTCCGTCGACCCGGTGACCTCGTGCATCGAGAGCTTCAACGGCTAG
- a CDS encoding TRAP transporter large permease subunit, translating to MIDSTLAIWITLALMFLLLAIRVPIGFALGISGALGLMMVKTPTVAVSVMVNETFQNSYSFTLTIIPMFMLVGLFAVRARIAEYALEIAAYFTRNLPGGLGVATVIAAAGFSAVSGSSIAKVATMSKLAVPEMRRHGYPAGLATGMVAVAGTVGILIPPSTFIVIYAVITNTSVAPMLVAGLIPVAISFLGYVVYIMAIGSRRVGVEKLRKPEDLNFIASFESLQQETRARAAVEGNTRRTDTGTLTMSIGLSAKTKNWRNLPWRGVVYVVVLATVIIGGIFSGLFTPTESAAFGAVVSVIILIIERRKLGPKGLSIQIRDSLLDTAATTSMVFFIIFGSVIFSRFFVHAGVTNGIKQAVGEWDLDPHILMAILLICLIPLGMFLEEMSLLLLSVPIIHPIGMALATSFFPNAPTQAAAELLMSIWLGILIIKLMEIGMVMPPVGINSFVAAGVARVRSGTVFVGILPFIVVDLVVLVILYLWPELSLWLPSFVSDAVNAALNGIPAEIPTIPAP from the coding sequence TGGTCAACGAGACGTTCCAGAACTCCTACAGCTTCACGCTGACGATCATCCCGATGTTCATGCTGGTCGGCCTGTTCGCCGTCCGGGCGCGGATCGCGGAGTACGCCCTCGAGATCGCCGCCTACTTCACCCGCAACCTGCCGGGCGGCCTCGGCGTGGCGACGGTGATCGCCGCGGCCGGGTTCTCGGCGGTGTCCGGATCGTCGATCGCGAAGGTCGCGACCATGTCGAAGCTCGCGGTCCCCGAGATGCGCCGACACGGCTATCCCGCCGGGCTGGCCACCGGCATGGTGGCGGTCGCCGGCACGGTGGGCATCCTCATCCCCCCGAGCACCTTCATCGTCATCTACGCGGTGATCACGAACACCTCCGTGGCCCCCATGCTGGTGGCCGGTCTCATCCCGGTCGCCATCTCCTTCCTGGGCTACGTGGTCTACATCATGGCGATCGGGTCTCGCCGGGTCGGCGTGGAGAAGCTCCGCAAGCCCGAGGATCTCAACTTCATCGCCTCGTTCGAATCGCTGCAGCAGGAGACCAGGGCACGGGCCGCCGTCGAGGGCAACACCCGACGCACAGACACCGGAACGCTCACGATGAGCATCGGGCTGAGCGCGAAGACGAAGAACTGGCGCAACCTCCCGTGGCGCGGTGTCGTCTACGTGGTGGTGCTGGCGACCGTGATCATCGGCGGCATCTTCTCCGGCCTGTTCACACCGACCGAGTCGGCCGCGTTCGGTGCGGTCGTCTCGGTGATCATCCTCATCATCGAACGGCGCAAGCTCGGGCCGAAGGGCTTGAGCATCCAGATCCGCGATTCTCTGCTGGATACCGCTGCGACCACGTCGATGGTCTTCTTCATCATCTTCGGGTCGGTGATCTTCTCGAGGTTCTTCGTCCACGCGGGCGTCACCAACGGGATCAAGCAGGCCGTCGGCGAGTGGGACCTGGACCCGCACATCCTGATGGCCATTCTCCTGATCTGCCTCATCCCGCTCGGGATGTTCCTGGAGGAGATGTCGCTGCTGCTGCTGAGCGTTCCGATCATCCATCCGATCGGCATGGCTCTGGCGACGAGCTTCTTCCCCAACGCGCCCACGCAGGCCGCTGCCGAGCTTCTGATGAGCATCTGGCTGGGCATCCTCATCATCAAGCTGATGGAGATCGGCATGGTCATGCCGCCCGTCGGGATCAACTCGTTCGTCGCCGCGGGGGTGGCCAGAGTCCGCAGCGGCACCGTCTTCGTCGGCATCCTGCCGTTCATCGTGGTCGATCTCGTCGTCCTGGTGATCCTCTACCTGTGGCCGGAGCTGAGCCTGTGGCTGCCCTCATTCGTATCCGACGCCGTGAATGCGGCACTCAACGGCATACCGGCCGAGATCCCCACGATCCCTGCACCATGA